ATTATCCCGCGAGGAAATGAGTTTCACGTTTCTGGTGGCAATGGCAGCGGGTTATAAATGAGCGCGACCGATAACTGGAATTGAAACACTGTCTAAAGGCGGGAATTAGACGACGCCGCCTCGAAGAGGCAGCGCAGACCGCGCTGGGTAGTACCCAGGCTGCACTAAGGGAAGTGCATCGAAACCTGTTTCCCGATTCTCATACTACCTATGCTGGCAAAAAATCGCGTTTCCAGCACAGGAAGCACCAGTTGCTGAAAAGTCATTCACGGTTGTGCATCCCCATTCGCTTTTCCAAACGGCTCGATTGGAATCGTACGATATCTGACTTGGAGGATTTCAAGCTCTTCAGTTCCTCCCGGTGCGTGCAGGGTCACCACGGTGCCTTCTTGCGCCTTGATCAGTGCTCGCGCCATGGGAGAAACCCAGCTGATATATCCGCGAGAGGTGTCAATTTCATCGACTCCGACAATTGAAATGGTTTTCGCTTCACCTTTCTGATTGGCAAACGTCACGGTGGCGCCGAAGAAAACCCGCGTTTCATCGTCACGCGGTGCGACTGGGTCGACGACTTCAGCGATGTCCAGTCGCCGGGTAAGAAAACGAATGCGACGGTCGATTTCACGCAGACGTTTCTTACCGTAAATATAATCGGCATTCTCCGAGCGGTCGCCGTTTGCAGCCGCCCACGCCACGGTTGCAGTCACCTGGGGGCGCTCCTTATTCATCAGCCATTGAAACTCGTCCATCAGGCGTTGGTGCCCTGCTGGGGTGATGTAGTTTTTGCTCCCCGCAGGCAATGGCGGCAGGGGACTGTTTACCTCCTCTTCCCCGAAATCGTTATCCGGCTCGGTTTCTTTGGTAAACGCCTTGCTCATATCCTGCTCATCCGGTGGAGCACCT
The window above is part of the Nitrosospira sp. Is2 genome. Proteins encoded here:
- the greB gene encoding transcription elongation factor GreB, translated to MSKAFTKETEPDNDFGEEEVNSPLPPLPAGSKNYITPAGHQRLMDEFQWLMNKERPQVTATVAWAAANGDRSENADYIYGKKRLREIDRRIRFLTRRLDIAEVVDPVAPRDDETRVFFGATVTFANQKGEAKTISIVGVDEIDTSRGYISWVSPMARALIKAQEGTVVTLHAPGGTEELEILQVRYRTIPIEPFGKANGDAQP